A single window of Achromobacter xylosoxidans DNA harbors:
- a CDS encoding transporter, with product MSIVSRHRSSRSCGVSLLAAALLAVPFTAHATEGALGRQVTGTSVQPNAGIVSPEPIWAVNFAEIYLDGKVGGGRDVPLGKRVSADVEGKVAFTLATLLKTWDTGPGRWNFASSVTLPYVWTKVNARASGPLGRSTGESDTASNLFDLYFSPIIAGYHFSETSHMALSLNVWAPTGKYDANALANPSLNNWTFIPQVAYTHIFPQSGLQLDTVASVQFYTRNNDTDYRNAPIFGIDVMGRKTFSNGLAVGLVLGTQQQLGSDSGPTADRLNGFKGRDWALGPVITYDRKLADKRSLSLGLRWVPTISSTNRLDSSSTFMASATLVF from the coding sequence ATGTCGATAGTGTCGCGTCATCGCAGTTCGCGCTCTTGCGGCGTTTCGTTGCTGGCTGCGGCGCTGCTGGCCGTGCCCTTCACGGCGCATGCCACTGAAGGCGCGCTGGGGCGACAGGTGACGGGCACCAGCGTGCAGCCCAATGCCGGCATCGTGTCGCCCGAGCCCATCTGGGCGGTGAACTTCGCCGAGATCTACCTGGACGGCAAGGTCGGCGGCGGCCGCGACGTGCCCTTGGGCAAGCGCGTGTCGGCCGACGTGGAGGGCAAGGTGGCGTTCACGCTGGCCACCTTGCTCAAGACCTGGGACACCGGGCCGGGCCGCTGGAACTTCGCGTCCAGCGTCACATTGCCCTATGTCTGGACCAAGGTGAACGCGCGGGCTTCCGGGCCGCTGGGCCGCAGCACGGGCGAGAGCGATACCGCGTCCAACCTGTTCGACCTGTATTTCTCGCCGATCATCGCCGGCTACCACTTTTCGGAAACCTCGCACATGGCGCTGAGCCTGAACGTGTGGGCGCCCACTGGCAAGTACGATGCCAACGCCCTGGCCAATCCCAGCCTGAACAACTGGACCTTCATCCCGCAGGTGGCCTATACCCATATCTTCCCGCAGTCGGGCTTGCAGCTCGACACGGTCGCCAGCGTGCAGTTCTACACCCGCAACAACGATACCGACTACCGCAACGCGCCGATCTTCGGCATAGACGTGATGGGGCGCAAGACCTTTTCGAACGGGCTGGCCGTGGGGCTGGTGCTGGGCACGCAGCAGCAGCTGGGCAGCGACAGCGGGCCGACGGCGGATCGCCTGAACGGCTTCAAGGGCCGCGACTGGGCGCTCGGCCCGGTCATCACCTACGACCGCAAACTGGCCGACAAACGATCGCTGTCGCTCGGGCTGCGCTGGGTGCCGACCATCAGCAGCACCAATCGCCTGGACAGCAGCAGCACCTTCATGGCCTCGGCCACGCTGGTGTTCTGA
- a CDS encoding ATP-binding protein, with the protein MLKFTIRIFVVAAIAYIAASQLVNRSLEYLLDSVSADLSYQAVRGQMYALHKELDPIEPESRAAFIRDSLRPHYGLELKLVTPERIETTEKERQDLATRGFIMRDEYNTYLAPLPGEPRQWLEMRLPGEPSLEKWITWGAWLALCMVLAMVLLLLWALPVWRDLDALRNATLRMGQGDLAVRVRLSHFSGIRHVGESFNQMAERIAALVENQRSLTNAVSHELRTPLARLSFEVDMLGQEKFLPKRDQILHDMRTDIGELEAMVGELLVYARLERPAEDVVTQETVDVRDWLGEALAQVAHQADARGVRCHVRDGLPAHVQLHPRYMSRALLNLVQNAVRYASGRIEIALTSCPAGGYELVVDDDGPGIPLEHRGRIFEPFIRLDESRDRGTGGAGLGLAIVKRVAASHQGTIEVQDSPLGGARFVLRWLSAPVTAD; encoded by the coding sequence ATGCTCAAGTTCACGATCCGTATATTCGTGGTCGCCGCCATTGCCTATATCGCCGCCTCCCAGCTCGTGAACCGCAGCCTGGAATACCTGCTCGATTCGGTCAGCGCCGACCTCTCCTACCAGGCGGTGCGCGGCCAGATGTATGCGCTGCACAAGGAGCTGGACCCGATCGAACCCGAATCGCGCGCCGCCTTCATCCGCGATTCGCTGCGGCCCCATTACGGGCTGGAGCTCAAGCTGGTGACGCCGGAACGGATCGAGACCACCGAGAAGGAACGGCAGGACTTGGCCACGCGCGGCTTCATCATGCGCGACGAGTACAACACCTATCTGGCGCCCCTGCCCGGCGAGCCGCGCCAATGGCTCGAAATGCGCCTGCCGGGCGAACCGTCGCTGGAAAAATGGATCACCTGGGGCGCCTGGCTGGCGCTCTGCATGGTGCTGGCGATGGTGCTGCTGCTGTTGTGGGCGCTGCCGGTCTGGCGCGACCTGGATGCCCTGCGCAACGCCACGCTGCGCATGGGCCAGGGCGACCTGGCGGTACGGGTGCGGCTTTCGCATTTCTCCGGTATCCGGCACGTCGGCGAGAGTTTCAACCAGATGGCCGAGCGCATCGCCGCGCTGGTGGAAAACCAGCGCAGCCTGACCAACGCGGTTTCGCATGAACTGCGCACGCCGCTGGCGCGGTTGTCTTTCGAGGTCGACATGCTCGGCCAGGAAAAATTCCTGCCCAAGCGCGACCAGATCCTGCACGACATGCGCACCGACATCGGCGAGCTCGAGGCGATGGTGGGCGAACTGCTGGTGTACGCGCGGCTGGAGCGCCCCGCCGAAGACGTCGTCACCCAGGAAACGGTGGACGTGCGCGACTGGCTGGGCGAAGCGCTGGCCCAGGTCGCGCACCAGGCCGACGCGCGCGGGGTGCGCTGCCACGTGCGCGATGGCCTGCCGGCCCATGTCCAGCTACATCCGCGCTACATGAGCCGCGCGCTGCTGAACCTGGTGCAGAACGCGGTGCGCTACGCCAGCGGGCGCATCGAGATCGCGCTCACCAGCTGCCCCGCCGGGGGCTACGAATTGGTGGTGGACGACGACGGCCCGGGCATCCCGCTTGAACACCGCGGGCGCATCTTCGAACCCTTCATCCGCCTGGACGAAAGCCGCGACCGCGGCACCGGCGGCGCCGGCCTGGGCCTGGCCATCGTCAAGCGCGTCGCCGCCAGCCACCAGGGCACGATCGAGGTGCAGGACAGCCCCCTGGGCGGCGCGCGTTTTGTCCTGCGGTGGCTGTCGGCGCCGGTGACGGCGGATTGA
- the chrA gene encoding chromate efflux transporter: protein MPPQPPFHDEHVASKTAASEAVPAGRGSCMEVFLAFLRLGLTAFGGPVAHLAYFREEFVDRRRWLDDYAFSDLVALCQFLPGPASSQVGMALGLKRAGWAGMLAAWLAFTLPSALAMILLGLGLARFGGLAGLPAVHGLKVAAVAVIAQAVWGMGRSLCPDRPRAGLAMVTALMTLALPSTLGQIGAIALGAVAGAALLQVPPRPLLANRTQGASRLGGYVCLALFILLLVALPLWADLSGAPLAAQLAGFYRAGALVFGGGHVVLPLLQTAAVGGGMVPDADFLAGYGVAQAVPGPLFTFAAFLGSASAGPLSGWAGGLAMLVAIFLPGALLVAAALPFWESLRRRPGVRNMVAGVNAAVVGILLSALYDPVWTSAIRGKWDFALALALFGLLVYARWSPLWVVLAAAAGGWALGWLA from the coding sequence ATGCCGCCGCAGCCGCCTTTTCATGATGAACACGTCGCCAGCAAGACGGCGGCCAGCGAAGCCGTCCCGGCCGGACGGGGCTCCTGTATGGAGGTCTTCCTGGCTTTCCTGCGCCTGGGCTTGACGGCTTTTGGCGGTCCGGTGGCGCATCTGGCCTATTTCCGCGAGGAATTCGTCGACCGCCGCCGCTGGCTCGACGATTACGCTTTTTCCGATCTGGTGGCGCTTTGCCAGTTCCTGCCGGGGCCGGCCAGCAGCCAGGTCGGCATGGCCCTGGGCCTGAAGCGGGCGGGGTGGGCGGGCATGCTGGCCGCCTGGCTGGCGTTCACGCTGCCGTCGGCGTTGGCGATGATCCTGCTGGGCCTGGGGTTGGCGCGGTTTGGCGGCCTGGCGGGCCTGCCGGCGGTGCACGGCCTGAAAGTGGCGGCGGTGGCCGTCATCGCCCAGGCCGTATGGGGCATGGGCCGATCGCTCTGCCCCGATCGTCCGCGCGCCGGGTTGGCGATGGTGACCGCGCTGATGACGCTGGCGCTGCCGTCGACGCTGGGGCAGATCGGCGCCATCGCGCTGGGCGCCGTCGCCGGCGCCGCCCTGTTGCAGGTGCCGCCGCGGCCCCTCCTGGCCAACCGGACCCAGGGCGCGTCGCGCCTCGGCGGCTACGTCTGTCTGGCCCTGTTCATCCTGTTGCTGGTGGCGCTGCCGTTGTGGGCCGACCTGTCGGGCGCGCCGCTGGCGGCCCAACTGGCGGGGTTCTACCGTGCCGGCGCCCTGGTGTTCGGCGGCGGCCATGTCGTCCTGCCGCTGCTGCAGACGGCGGCGGTGGGCGGCGGCATGGTGCCGGACGCGGATTTCCTGGCCGGCTACGGCGTCGCGCAGGCCGTGCCCGGCCCCTTGTTCACCTTTGCCGCCTTTCTTGGCTCGGCCTCGGCCGGCCCCTTGTCGGGCTGGGCCGGCGGCCTGGCGATGCTGGTGGCCATCTTCCTGCCGGGCGCGTTGCTGGTGGCGGCGGCCTTGCCGTTCTGGGAAAGCCTGCGGCGACGGCCGGGCGTGCGCAACATGGTGGCGGGCGTGAACGCCGCGGTGGTCGGTATCCTGCTGTCGGCGCTGTATGACCCGGTATGGACCAGCGCGATCCGCGGCAAGTGGGATTTCGCGCTGGCGCTGGCGCTGTTCGGCCTGCTGGTCTATGCGCGCTGGTCGCCGTTGTGGGTGGTGCTGGCCGCGGCCGCGGGCGGTTGGGCGCTGGGCTGGCTGGCCTGA
- a CDS encoding enoyl-CoA hydratase: protein MPSELSTPARPATAPATSPDPLLSHTLRDGVATLRLNRPAQFNALSEGLLDALRAAIDALARAPDLRCVVLESAGRAFCAGHDLREMRSQPSFDYYLALFRKCSGVMQGLQALPVPVIAKVRGVATAAGCQLVASCDLAVAEDTARFAVSGINAGLFCSTPAVALSRNIAAKRAFEMLVTARFIDAEQARDWGLLNDVAPAQELDARVQALVDVIVAKSPAAIRYGKRMFYAQRQMPQAEAYEYAAEVMARNMMEEDAGEGIDAFLQKRAPRWRQ from the coding sequence ATGCCATCCGAGCTTTCGACGCCTGCACGGCCCGCAACCGCCCCCGCCACGTCGCCAGACCCCTTGCTGTCGCACACGCTGCGGGACGGCGTCGCCACGCTGCGCCTGAACCGGCCGGCGCAGTTCAATGCGCTGTCCGAAGGCCTGCTGGACGCGCTGCGCGCCGCCATCGATGCGCTGGCGCGCGCGCCGGACCTGCGTTGCGTGGTGCTGGAGTCGGCCGGCCGCGCCTTTTGCGCCGGACACGATCTGCGCGAGATGCGCAGCCAGCCGTCGTTCGATTACTACCTGGCCCTGTTCCGCAAATGCAGCGGCGTGATGCAGGGCCTGCAGGCCCTGCCGGTGCCGGTAATCGCCAAGGTCCGCGGCGTGGCCACCGCGGCGGGCTGCCAACTGGTCGCCAGCTGCGACCTGGCGGTGGCCGAGGACACGGCGCGATTCGCCGTGTCGGGCATCAACGCCGGCCTGTTCTGCTCGACGCCGGCCGTGGCCCTGAGCCGCAACATCGCCGCCAAACGCGCTTTCGAGATGCTGGTCACGGCGCGCTTCATCGACGCCGAGCAGGCGCGCGACTGGGGCCTGCTGAACGACGTCGCGCCCGCGCAGGAGCTGGATGCGAGGGTCCAGGCCCTGGTTGACGTCATCGTGGCCAAGAGCCCCGCGGCCATCCGCTACGGCAAGCGCATGTTCTACGCCCAGCGCCAGATGCCGCAGGCCGAAGCCTACGAATACGCCGCCGAGGTCATGGCCCGCAACATGATGGAGGAAGACGCGGGTGAAGGCATCGACGCCTTCCTGCAGAAGCGCGCGCCGCGCTGGCGCCAATAG
- a CDS encoding LysR family transcriptional regulator, giving the protein MHITNNLRAIDLNLLVVLDALLHERHLTRAAARLPMSQPAMSHALARLRVLLGDPLFHRTRGGLRPTAHALALEAPLRDVLAQVRRLLAGAVFEPAASRRAFRLAMSDYGARVALPPLLRHMRREAPGIDLEISYASRSGMIAGVADGQLDLALSVFGETPADIRRAVLFLEDFVCAADAGQGVPSTLQAYLARPHVLVAAGPDQRAAEVDAALARLGHARRVAVRLPHWTAAPAMLAGTDLLLTVARRTVDPVPPGLAVGAAPFPIAPLAFEMIWHERADADAGLAWLRAQLGAALA; this is encoded by the coding sequence ATGCACATCACGAATAATCTAAGGGCAATCGACCTGAACCTGCTGGTGGTGCTGGATGCCCTGCTGCATGAACGCCACCTCACCCGCGCCGCCGCCCGGCTGCCAATGAGCCAGCCGGCCATGAGCCACGCGCTGGCGCGCCTGCGGGTGTTGCTGGGCGACCCCCTGTTCCATCGCACCCGGGGCGGCTTGCGCCCCACGGCCCACGCGCTGGCGCTGGAGGCGCCGCTGCGCGATGTGCTGGCGCAGGTGCGCCGGCTACTGGCGGGCGCGGTGTTCGAGCCGGCGGCGAGCCGGCGCGCGTTTCGTCTGGCCATGTCGGACTACGGCGCGCGCGTGGCGCTGCCGCCGCTGTTGCGCCACATGCGGCGCGAGGCGCCGGGCATCGACCTGGAAATCAGCTATGCCAGCCGCAGCGGCATGATCGCCGGCGTGGCCGATGGCCAGCTGGACCTCGCGCTGTCGGTGTTTGGCGAAACACCGGCCGACATCCGCCGCGCGGTGCTGTTCCTGGAGGATTTCGTCTGCGCCGCCGATGCCGGCCAGGGCGTGCCGTCGACCTTGCAGGCGTATCTGGCGCGGCCGCACGTGCTGGTCGCGGCCGGACCGGACCAGCGCGCCGCCGAGGTCGATGCCGCGTTGGCCCGCCTCGGCCACGCGCGCCGTGTGGCGGTGCGCCTGCCGCACTGGACCGCGGCGCCTGCCATGCTGGCCGGCACCGATCTGCTGCTGACGGTGGCGCGCCGCACGGTCGACCCGGTCCCGCCGGGATTGGCGGTCGGCGCGGCGCCGTTTCCTATCGCGCCCCTGGCCTTCGAAATGATCTGGCATGAACGCGCCGATGCCGATGCCGGCCTGGCGTGGCTGCGCGCGCAGCTCGGCGCCGCGCTCGCCTGA
- a CDS encoding DMT family transporter — MNFSTAYVIPAAVLAGALVPIQAGANAALGRHLGHPLWATMVSLAVSAVAAMVVMALLRVPAPSFGEIGRLPWWGWTGGLSGVFYITAALMLAPRLGAGAFLAAVIAGQMLAALLLDRYALVGFVGSALNPGRLAGAALIAGGALLMHLSNAPRAAA, encoded by the coding sequence ATGAATTTCTCGACCGCCTACGTCATTCCTGCCGCCGTCCTGGCCGGCGCGCTGGTGCCGATCCAGGCCGGCGCCAACGCCGCCCTGGGGCGCCATTTGGGCCATCCCTTGTGGGCCACCATGGTGTCATTGGCGGTCAGCGCTGTCGCGGCCATGGTGGTGATGGCGCTGCTGCGGGTGCCCGCGCCCAGTTTCGGCGAGATCGGCCGGCTGCCGTGGTGGGGCTGGACCGGCGGGCTGTCGGGCGTGTTCTACATCACGGCCGCACTGATGCTGGCGCCGCGTCTGGGCGCGGGCGCGTTCCTGGCGGCGGTGATCGCGGGCCAGATGCTGGCGGCGCTGCTGCTGGATCGCTATGCGCTGGTGGGCTTCGTGGGCAGCGCGCTCAATCCCGGGCGCCTGGCCGGCGCCGCGCTGATCGCGGGCGGCGCCTTGCTGATGCATCTGTCGAACGCGCCGCGCGCCGCGGCCTGA
- a CDS encoding multidrug effflux MFS transporter, whose product MKSALPAARRQSWLIGLLMGLVTLTPMGIDIYLPSLPAMAAGFEQPISALQASITLFIFAVGVGQVLIGPLADRYGRRPVALGGALAYLLGSALGAAATSLELFYAARVIQGLGACSASLVAFAAVRDRFSPAVGARVYSYLNGALCTVPALAPMLGGALAVHLGWRSTFVFMVLFALALALLLAWRFDETRTAPPAGRAPLYSLRRYAPIITSGRFLYFAVFGMAGMAMILVFVSAAPVVLVQQLGYSELGFSAWFGGNAAINIAAFFLAPVFIARFGRHAMLRVGMAALLLAALMHLAAWRWAPSAAWIFMLPVAVLTVGFSLALGSALSLALEPFADRAGTAAAVYGLFQMSGSAVIATALLDHGVAPQAAMGLIGVLIVAPLLCLSGLMARRAGAGR is encoded by the coding sequence ATGAAGTCTGCATTACCCGCCGCCCGCCGCCAATCCTGGCTGATCGGCCTCCTGATGGGGCTGGTCACGCTGACGCCCATGGGCATCGACATCTACCTGCCCTCGCTGCCGGCCATGGCGGCCGGCTTCGAGCAGCCGATCAGCGCGCTGCAGGCCAGCATCACCCTCTTCATTTTCGCGGTCGGCGTCGGCCAGGTCCTCATCGGCCCGCTGGCCGACCGCTACGGCCGGCGGCCGGTGGCGCTGGGCGGCGCGCTTGCCTACCTGCTGGGATCGGCGCTGGGCGCGGCCGCCACCTCGCTGGAATTGTTCTATGCCGCCCGCGTGATCCAGGGCCTGGGCGCCTGCTCGGCCTCGCTGGTGGCGTTCGCGGCGGTGCGCGACCGGTTCAGTCCCGCTGTCGGCGCGCGTGTCTACAGTTACCTCAACGGCGCCCTTTGCACGGTGCCGGCGCTGGCGCCGATGCTGGGCGGCGCCCTGGCCGTGCACCTGGGCTGGCGCAGCACGTTCGTCTTCATGGTGCTGTTCGCGCTGGCGCTGGCCCTGCTGCTGGCCTGGCGCTTCGACGAAACGCGGACCGCGCCGCCGGCCGGCCGCGCGCCGCTGTACAGCCTGCGCCGCTATGCGCCCATCATCACCAGCGGCCGCTTCCTGTACTTCGCCGTCTTCGGCATGGCCGGCATGGCGATGATCCTGGTATTCGTATCGGCCGCGCCGGTGGTGCTGGTGCAGCAGCTGGGCTATTCCGAGCTGGGCTTCTCGGCCTGGTTCGGCGGCAATGCCGCCATCAATATCGCGGCGTTCTTCCTGGCGCCGGTATTCATCGCGCGTTTCGGCCGCCATGCCATGCTGCGGGTCGGCATGGCCGCGCTGCTGCTGGCGGCGCTGATGCACCTGGCCGCGTGGCGCTGGGCGCCCTCGGCCGCCTGGATCTTCATGCTGCCGGTGGCGGTGCTGACCGTCGGTTTCTCGCTGGCGCTCGGTTCGGCCCTGAGCCTGGCGCTGGAACCCTTCGCCGACCGCGCCGGCACCGCCGCCGCCGTCTACGGGCTGTTCCAGATGAGCGGTTCGGCCGTCATCGCCACCGCCCTGCTCGACCACGGCGTCGCGCCGCAGGCGGCGATGGGACTGATCGGCGTGCTGATCGTGGCGCCGCTGCTGTGCCTGTCGGGCCTGATGGCACGCCGCGCGGGCGCGGGGCGCTGA
- a CDS encoding SelT/SelW/SelH family protein: MTTAATRPRIVILYCTQCQWLLRAGWMAQELLSTFATDLGEVALQPGTGGVFQITYDGELLWDRKRDGGFPEAKVLKQRVRDRLDPGRPLGHIDGHRAAPEDPSGA, translated from the coding sequence ATGACTACCGCCGCCACCCGTCCCCGCATCGTCATCCTCTATTGCACGCAGTGCCAATGGCTGTTGCGCGCCGGCTGGATGGCGCAGGAACTGTTGTCCACCTTCGCCACCGACCTGGGCGAAGTGGCGCTGCAGCCCGGCACCGGCGGCGTGTTTCAGATCACTTATGACGGCGAACTGCTCTGGGACCGCAAGCGCGATGGCGGCTTTCCCGAGGCCAAGGTGCTCAAGCAACGTGTGCGCGACCGCCTCGATCCGGGTCGGCCGCTGGGCCATATCGACGGCCATCGCGCCGCGCCCGAAGATCCGTCCGGGGCGTAA
- a CDS encoding tripartite tricarboxylate transporter permease, whose product MEILNNLMHGFSVAFALDNLLWAVFGVFMGNLIGVLPGMGVLAAISILLPLTYTMTPTAALVMLSGIYYGSQYGGGITSIMLNLPGTASHAVACLDGNPLARNGKAGSALFMLMFSSFCGASVGILAMILFSPLLVDVAFKFGPAEYFSMMMLGLLAGATLAKGSAIKGVAMVVVGLLLGVIGTDVNTGTMRFHFGILELSDGLQIVALAMGLFGVADFLKNINQIGGDTKVTSTKVSMKSMRPEAGDIKQSRGALVRGTAIGAAFGILPGTGPTIASFISYAVEKKVAREPRRFGRGAIEGIAGPEAATSASTQTSFIPTMSLGIPGDPVMALMLGALIIHGIQPGPQMMVEHADMFWGLIASFWVGNVLLLLLNLPLIGMWVRLLTVPFRYLFPAALFFVCVGVYSTNNNLFDVGMVTLFGAAGYALIRLRFEPAPLLLGFVLGPMVEENFRRALLLSRGDLAIFVTRPISLGFVLACVMLIALLLVSAVRHKNRMQAALRQSGSAA is encoded by the coding sequence ATGGAAATCCTCAATAACCTGATGCACGGGTTCTCGGTGGCGTTCGCGCTCGACAACCTGTTGTGGGCCGTGTTCGGCGTGTTCATGGGCAACCTGATCGGCGTGCTGCCGGGCATGGGCGTGCTGGCCGCCATCTCGATCCTGCTGCCGCTGACCTACACCATGACGCCGACCGCGGCGCTGGTGATGCTGTCGGGCATCTACTACGGCTCGCAGTATGGCGGCGGCATCACCTCCATCATGCTGAACCTGCCGGGCACCGCCTCGCACGCGGTGGCCTGCCTGGACGGCAATCCGCTGGCGCGCAACGGCAAGGCCGGCTCGGCGCTGTTCATGCTGATGTTCTCGTCGTTCTGCGGTGCCTCCGTCGGCATCCTGGCGATGATCCTGTTCTCGCCGCTGCTGGTCGACGTGGCCTTCAAGTTCGGCCCGGCCGAGTACTTCTCGATGATGATGCTGGGCCTGCTGGCCGGCGCCACGCTGGCCAAGGGCTCGGCGATCAAGGGCGTGGCGATGGTGGTGGTCGGCCTGTTGCTCGGCGTGATCGGCACCGACGTCAACACCGGCACCATGCGCTTTCACTTCGGCATCCTCGAACTGAGCGACGGCCTGCAGATCGTGGCGCTGGCCATGGGCCTGTTCGGCGTGGCGGACTTCCTCAAGAACATCAACCAGATCGGCGGCGACACCAAGGTCACCAGCACCAAGGTCAGCATGAAGTCGATGCGGCCGGAAGCCGGCGACATCAAGCAGTCGCGCGGCGCGCTGGTGCGCGGCACCGCCATCGGCGCGGCATTCGGCATCCTGCCGGGCACCGGCCCGACCATCGCCTCGTTCATCTCGTACGCGGTGGAAAAGAAAGTGGCGCGCGAGCCGCGCCGCTTCGGCCGCGGCGCCATCGAGGGCATCGCCGGCCCCGAGGCCGCCACCAGCGCCTCGACCCAGACCAGCTTCATCCCCACCATGAGCCTGGGCATCCCCGGCGACCCGGTGATGGCATTGATGCTGGGCGCATTGATCATCCACGGCATCCAGCCCGGACCGCAGATGATGGTCGAGCACGCCGACATGTTCTGGGGGCTGATCGCCAGCTTCTGGGTCGGCAACGTGCTGCTGCTGTTGCTCAACCTGCCGCTGATCGGCATGTGGGTGCGCCTGTTGACCGTGCCGTTCCGCTACCTGTTCCCGGCGGCGCTGTTCTTCGTCTGCGTCGGCGTCTACAGCACCAACAACAACCTGTTCGACGTGGGCATGGTGACGCTGTTCGGCGCGGCCGGTTATGCGTTGATACGGTTGCGTTTCGAACCGGCGCCGCTGCTGCTGGGCTTCGTGCTCGGGCCGATGGTGGAAGAGAACTTCCGCCGCGCCCTGCTGCTGTCGCGCGGCGACCTGGCGATCTTCGTGACGCGTCCGATCAGCCTGGGCTTCGTGCTGGCCTGCGTGATGCTGATCGCCCTGCTGCTGGTATCGGCCGTGCGCCACAAGAACAGGATGCAGGCGGCCCTGCGGCAATCCGGTTCGGCGGCCTGA
- a CDS encoding tripartite tricarboxylate transporter TctB family protein translates to MQSKRSVIKREAWAAGTMIVLGLGAIAQASTYTIGSLARMGPGMFPAILGVLLVLLGLVIARTAYSPLAAEEDAEDIPPPEWRGWGCIIGGLMAFILIGKFGGLVPATFALVFISAMGDRQHTVRSAALLAVGVTLLGVAVFSWALQLQFPLFRWG, encoded by the coding sequence ATGCAATCCAAACGCAGCGTCATCAAGCGCGAGGCGTGGGCCGCGGGCACGATGATCGTGCTCGGCCTGGGCGCCATCGCGCAGGCATCCACGTACACCATCGGCAGCCTGGCCCGCATGGGCCCGGGCATGTTCCCCGCCATCCTCGGCGTGCTGCTGGTCCTGCTGGGGCTGGTCATCGCGCGCACGGCCTATTCGCCCCTGGCGGCGGAAGAGGACGCCGAGGACATCCCCCCGCCGGAATGGCGCGGCTGGGGCTGCATCATCGGCGGCCTGATGGCTTTCATCCTGATCGGCAAATTCGGCGGCCTGGTGCCCGCTACGTTCGCGCTGGTCTTCATCTCGGCCATGGGCGACCGCCAGCACACCGTGCGCAGCGCGGCGCTGCTGGCGGTAGGCGTGACGCTGCTCGGCGTCGCGGTGTTCTCGTGGGCGCTGCAGCTGCAGTTCCCGCTGTTCCGCTGGGGTTGA
- the gspG gene encoding type II secretion system major pseudopilin GspG, with translation MTDRQYPPRRRQRGFTLIEIMVVIVIMGILAALIVPRLLDRPDQARAVAARQDISALMQALKLYRLDNGSYPNTEQGLRALVERPASGPGASSAWRAYLDRLPNDPWGHPYQYLNPGTRGEIDVFSLGADGKPDGDAGNADIGSWQL, from the coding sequence ATGACGGATAGGCAGTACCCGCCCAGGCGCCGGCAGCGTGGTTTCACGCTGATCGAGATCATGGTGGTGATCGTCATCATGGGTATCCTGGCGGCGCTGATCGTGCCGCGGCTGCTGGACCGGCCCGACCAGGCGCGCGCGGTGGCGGCGCGCCAGGACATCAGCGCGCTGATGCAGGCGCTCAAGCTGTACCGGCTCGACAACGGCAGTTACCCCAATACCGAGCAGGGCCTGCGCGCCCTGGTCGAACGACCGGCTTCGGGGCCGGGCGCCTCGAGCGCCTGGCGCGCCTACTTGGACCGCCTGCCGAATGACCCCTGGGGCCACCCGTATCAATACCTGAACCCCGGCACCCGGGGCGAGATCGACGTGTTTTCGCTGGGCGCGGACGGCAAGCCGGATGGAGACGCGGGCAATGCCGACATCGGTTCCTGGCAGCTGTGA